One window of the Dreissena polymorpha isolate Duluth1 chromosome 5, UMN_Dpol_1.0, whole genome shotgun sequence genome contains the following:
- the LOC127832215 gene encoding beta-1,3-galactosyl-O-glycosyl-glycoprotein beta-1,6-N-acetylglucosaminyltransferase-like isoform X2, whose translation MADYAVHNAKAQDFYMWLRETSFPDESFFSSLNYNPNLRINGSFIGKIEDLPSERFIARYKVWRGFQQPCGGKYERDICVLGVADLWRAYHDVGLFVNKLHLNYQYLALDCLEEVMHEKTLRQFNDNTTIDTNFYKQLYFVQHKIIL comes from the exons ATGGCCGACTATGCTGTACACAATGCAAAGGCTCAAGACTTCTATATGTGGCTTCGAGAGACATCTTTCCCGGACGAATCATTCTTTTCGTCCCTAAATTACAACCCAAATCTCAGGATAAACGGATCGTTCATAG GAAAAATTGAAGACCTTCCAAGTGAGCGTTTCATTGCCCGGTATAAGGTGTGGAGGGGCTTTCAGCAGCCGTGCGGGGGCAAGTACGAGCGCGACATCTGCGTGCTGGGCGTGGCGGACCTGTGGCGCGCCTACCACGACGTGGGGCTGTTCGTGAACAAACTGCACCTGAACTATCAGTACCTCGCCTTGGACTGCCTCGAAGAAGTCATGCATGAGAAAACGTTGAGGCAATTCAATGACAACACCACGATCGACACCAACTTTTATAAACAGTTGTATTTTGTACAGCATAAAATTATACTTTGA